The nucleotide window TGCACCCTCCCACATATTCCTCACCGATAAACACCCGTGGgacctacaaacacacacacacagcaaaatgTCATTAAGAATCGCAAAAGCAGAACCAGCATTTCTTAGCCCATGTAAAGTTCTTCATGAGATGCGGAATCCTCATAATGTCCATCAACTGGCCAGCATTAACAAAAAATGACCCTTAGGAGGACTAGAACAAATTGTTTGATGATCGCTGCCCTATTCATTGTTGATGGGATATGTAACAGACTGAAATCAATATATCAAATTACTGTGTAATGTATCCATGCAAGCATGACAATTCACTTGAGGACAGGTGAATGTGAAGCTGTGCATGAGCAAAATGCTACCTTCCTTACGGATTCAGAATTCAGTGATGACGGCTAGTGAAATGAATATGAATAGTTTATGAGCTTCAAGCCAATCAACGTTCATGGATTGCGTTGTCATTGAGATGGCTGAtcaaaacacaaacaaaaaaataaaaacatgtacaATATTCGTTTGCTTATTGTTGGAACGACAATACAAATGACATTGCAAAAAAATGAGACGTCGAGTTATTACGCTCGTCGTGAACCCCGAAAAGCACTTCTCAAAAAGCTTAAATTGAGCGACATCTATATTTGAACTCGCGCGCAACTGTCTAGATACAAATTTGCATGCAGTATTGCACCCACAACAACAAATGAATAAGGTATTGAAATACTGGCAAGACTCGAATAAGAAACTCACCGTCCGAGCCCCAGTTATCTCCAAAAAGTAGTCCTGTAAACTGCTCATATCTCTCCGTCCTGTGATGTCAAAAAATTCTAAATGCCCAGCTTTGAATGTATACTTTGACAAGATCTCTTTAGCCGTCACGCAATACGGGCACAATGGTTTTAGAAATATTGTAACTCTGTCTACCCTAAGTTTAGTTTCCACAAATTCCTGTGCCATTCTGACGTTGGTTAAAAGACAACAAATAATGTCTTGGAAATGTTATATGAAACGCTCGGGCAAACTATTGATCAGTCAACTTCGGTATAGCGTCAAAAAAAAGGTGTGTTTATATAACGAAGGATATCCCACTTACTAAAGCTGCAGTATGGTATTATTTTTGATACCCTGTCATTTTTTCCAATTAGAACACTGAAATAGCAATTTTGTTATCCGATTTTTTGGGGGGcagtgtaaaaaaacaacaacaacagatcaTTCAACCACATCTAATGTAGGCAGCTGCAGTCATAAGGCTTCACTATCCCTACAGATTGATTTACTTCCCATTTACATGTTAGgcgtgtacagtaccagtcaaaagtttggaccaacctactcattcaagggtttttcttaggctagctttttcaaacagaaatttgcatcctgtagtactaactcaaaaaagttctgggacactgtaaagtccatggagaataagagcacctcctcccagctgtccactgctctgaggctaggaaacactgtcaccaccgataaatccactataattgagaatttcaataagcatttctctacggctggccatgctttccacctggctacccctaccctggtcaactgcCCGgtaccctccacagcaacccgccaaagcccccaccatatctccttcacccaaatccagatagctgatgttctgaaagaactgcaaaatctggaccactacaaatcagccgggctagacaatctggaccctctctttctaaaatgatcttccgaaattgttgcaaccccaattactagcctgtttaacctctctttcgctttgtgatggccactccaataccttgactttgctgtccttaagccatttgccacaactttggaagtatgcttgggttcattgtcccatttggaagacccatttgcgaccaaacttcctgactaatgtcttgagatgttgcttcaatcgtctgagattcccaaagattggaaagctgccgtggtcatccccctcttcaaagggggtgacactctagacccaaactgctacagacctatatctatcctaccctgtctttctaaggtcttcgaaagccaagttaacaaacagattaccgaccattttgaatcccaccgtaccttctccgctatgcaatctggtttcagagctggtcatgggtgcacctcagccacgctcaaggtcctaaacgacatcataaccgccatcaataagagtcattactgtgcagccgtattcatccacctggccaaggctttcgactctgtcaatcaccacattcttattggcagactcgacagccttggtttctcaaatgactgcctcgcctggtttaccaactacttctctaatagagttcagtgtgtcaaatcggagggcctgttgtctggacctctggcagtctctatgggggtgccacagggttcaatcctcgggccgaatctcttctctgtatatgtaacggatgtgaaatggctagctagttagcgggtacgcactagtagcgtttcaatcagttacgtcacttgctctgaaacctagatgtagtgttgccccttgctctgcaagggccgcggcttttgtggagcgatgggtaacgacgcttcgtgggtgtcagttgttgatgtgtgcagagggtcccgggttcgcgcccgtgtcagggcgaggggacgtactaaagttatactgttacatatacatcaatgatgttgctcttgctgctggcgattctctgatacacctctacgcagacgacaccattctgtatacctctggcccttctttggacactgttaactaacctccagatgagcttcaatgccatacaactctccttccgtggcctccaactgctcttaaacgcaagtaaaactaaatgcatgctattcaaccgatcactgcccgcacctgctcgcccgtccagcatcactactctggacggctctgacttagaatacgtggacaactacaaatacctaggtgtctggttagactgtaaactctccttccagactcacattaagcatctccaatccaaaattaaatctagaattggcttcctatatcgcaacaaagcatccttcactcatgctgccaaacataccctcgtaaaactgaccatcctaccgatcctcgactttggtgatgtcatctataaaatagcctccaacactctactcaacaaactggatgcagtctatcacagtgccattcgttttgtcaccaaagccccatacactacccaccattgcgacctgtatgctctcgttggttggccctcgcttcatactcgtcgccaaacccactggctacaggttatctacaagtctctgctaggtaaagccccgccttatctcagctcactggtcaccatagcagcacccactcgtagcacgcgctccagcaggtatatctcactggtcacccccaaagccaattcctcctttggtcatctttccttccagttctctgctgccaatgactggaacgaactacaaaaatctctgaagctggaaacacttttgtccctcactagctttaagcaccagctgtcagagcagctcacagattactgcacatgtacatagcccatctataatttagcccaaacaactgccacttcccctactgtatttatttattttgctcctttacaccccattatttctactttgcacattcttccactgcaaatctaccattccagtgttttacttgctatattgtatttacctcgccaccatggccttttttgcctttacctcccttatctcacctcatttgctcacattgtatatagacttattttttctactgtattattgactgtatgttttgtttcgtgtcgaattgctatgctttatctcggccaggtcgcagttgcaaatgagaacttgttctcaactagcctacctggttaaataaaggtcaaataaaaaataataaaaaaagtttagatatcaaaattatgaaataacacacacactgtatggaatcatgtaataacccaaaaaagtgttaaagcaaaatatattttagattcttcaaaagtagccaccctttccttTGATGACAGAATTGCACATTCCTGGTGTGTGTTAGAGCAGGGTTGGCCACCGCTGGTGCCATAAGGAATAATGATTTAAAAAaagactgtacaaaacattaagaacactttcccaatattgagttgcatccacCCTCccttttgcactcagaacagTCTCATTTCgtcaaggtgtcgaaagcatttcacaggaatgctggcccatgttgacgccaacgcttcccaaagttgtgtcaagttggctggatgtcctttgggtgatggaccattgttgaaacacatgggaaactgttgtgtgtgaaaaacccagcagcgtagCAGTTCTTGACCCtaactggtgcacctggcacctactaccaccataccccattcaaaaggcacttaaatatttgtcttgcccattcaccctctgaatggcacatacacaatccatgtctcaaggcttaaaaatccttctttaacccgtctcctccccttcatctacaccgattgaaaatgatttaacaagtgacatcaataagggatcatagctttcacctggattcaccaggtcagtctgtcatggaaagagcaggtgttcataatgttttgtacactgtatatTTGTTGATAGCGTGTGACTGACTGGGTTTGAACCCATCTCATCTGCACAAGGCTGTGTTAGGGGAACTAATGCAAGTCCTCAGATCTCAGGAAAGGTTGGTTACTCATGAGGGTGGTTCACCAAACTACCTCCGCTACAATTCACCCTCTTTTGACCACCTCCTCGGAATCAACTGACTTAATCAAAGTTGCTGCACCAATGTGACTGGCTGGATTTGAACCCGGGTCAGTTGTGTGCCATAAGTCTGCTAGGCCGTAGAGCTAAAGCCTGTAGGCATTTTCTCTAGGAGCCAGCACATCttcaggcaaggttactcatccCTGTGGTTCACTGAACCACCTCAGTTACAATAGTTAAGTGAAATATATTATGGAAAATTATTTTCTCAGTCCTAGAATTTGAAATCCCTGGAACATGCATGCATTGCATGTGTGAAAATATTCAAGGACATTAAggacaacccccccaaaaatccctGTACAACCAATGTTGCTTGTAACTATTCAAAAAAAGACCTTTCCATGCGTGCACTAGTGCAGTATCTGCATACCTTTGCACAGATTAAGCCAGTGGGAGTGTCCAGTTTGCTGCTGTTCAACAGTCTACAATTCTAACCAGGAGACTGACTGTTCATTCCATGACAAGTATATTAAACAGTATGATTTTTCACATTAATCATGATGAAACAAAATGTGAAGTCTCGGTAGCCTGAAATGATCAAACAACATTCTAAAGTTTCCAATCATGCCTTCATAACCATGGGTTGTATTCATACAGAACTCTTAACCAGGGGTCAAGGCCCATAATCACACGGATATGCAGATGGCATACAACTGAAAAGAAAGTCTACAATCTTCAATGTAAAGCCAAGTAGACTTTTATTTTACAGATTTAATGCATTTTCAGGTGGGCAGGTTCAGTACTCCTTCACAATCCATACAGTTCTGAGTCATCTTTCACACCAAAACATTGAGATGTGTTTAAAACACTTGTTTGCCCTTTACAACTTCTCAGCAAGACTGCtggactcccccccccccccccccaaaaaaaataatcCGCTTCTGAGGACAGCCTCTCCCCAAGCCGTCATATGAGAACTATTAGCGCCTATTCACGCTAGCCTCACCCTCATGTGGGTGCTAACAAGCAAGCTAGGTCGTGCAACGTATAAACAGCCATTGTCAGCCAATCCAGTAGGGTTTGGAAGCTACGGTGCGCTTCGATTGGTCATTCGTGTCACGATATTGCAGAGGATTAGAATAGAAGTTCAGCTTTCCCCAACTTTAGTACCACCCTGTATAGCTCCCTCGGCCATGCTCGCGTCGCTCAACGGTCCCCCTGCCCACTTTCTCTTGCTTTCCTTCCATTGAGAGTGAATGGCTTCCAATGTTTCCACACGCAATGCCGCTTCCTAGTGTAAACGCACTGTTAGTAGCAACGCTGCTGCGTTTTCTGAGCAGTCTTTaaaaggaggaaggagggagcagtGAGACGGACTAGACCATGGGAGTTGTGTGTAGCCTAgcataaaaaaaattaaaaaagaaaaCCGAGCCATTCACTCAAGTTATTTGAGTGAGGCTCCAACAAAGTCACCATTTTGCTGGGAGTGGACCCTGTACTGTAGTAGTCTGCTGGGACTCATGAGTGTcaagattagaggtcgaccgattaattagggccgatttcaagttttcataacaatcggaaatcggtgtCCATAATtatttacacctttatttaatctttatttaactaggcaagttagttaagaacatgttgatatcacaagtttactggagaactgagacgaagtagagactctggacagggtggatattcgtataataaaaagcagtttattcagaggtaaagatatctgatacaAGCATGCACGGACTCGTTCATTCAGCTCGTAAGGAACCTGCAGACAGAGCCCCGAAAACATAgtgcaaatgtattttatacaggtaataaagtaggttgagtctggctGGTCTGGTCTTCTGGTTGGTCctgatgagttgggcgaggtccacttcaggctagtatcactgtcccattggctctgagtagagttctttgtcttcagaaatgttcagctaaaacaggagattaggtgtgtgcgtagatgttcctattttgacatatctgtgtgtctctgtaaaatgttcagctaaaacaggagattttgtgtgtgcgtagatgttcctgtcttaatcagtgtttatgaaaggtttacgtcagccctctgtccttgggtgtgtgtgtgtctcagtatctcgtgaaatgcagacccaagcacccttttgatcaaggcctttcctgccttatcagtgtttatgaaaggtctgtgccagccctctgtccttgggtgtgtgtgggtctcagtatctgcttatgagtttgtgagaaaccctgttttgaaagaagttagttataacaacgtaatagcaatatgcttgtgttattttaaatggtatttattacaaacacattcttattttcaatgatagttgcctcgttcaggggcagaacgacagatttttaccttgtcagctcgggggattcaatcttgcaaccttacagttaactagtccaacactctaaccacctgattacattgcactccacgaggagcctgcctgttacacgaatgcagtagaagccaaggtaagttgctagctagcattaaacttatcttataaaaaacaatcaattaatcaatcataatcactagttaactacacatggttgatgatattactagtttatctagcgtgtcctgcgttgcatataatcgatgcggtgcgtatcgttgctccaatatgtacctaaccataaacatcaatgcctttcttaaaatcaatacacagaagtatatattttttaaacctgcatatttagctaaaagaaatccaggttagcaggcaatatttaccaggtgaaattgtgtcacttctcttgcgttcattgcacacagtcagtgtatatgcaacagtttgggccacctaatttgccagaattttacttaaatatgacataacattgaaggttgtgcaatgtaacaggaatatttagacttatggatgccacccgttagatacaaaaccgttccgtattttatttcactgaaagaataaacgtcttgttttcgagatgatagtttccggattcgaccatattaaatACCTACGGCTCgaatttctgtgtgttatgttataactaagtctatgatttgatagagcagtctgactgagcggtggtaggcagaagcaggctcgtaagcattcattcaaaccatacttttgtgcgttttgccagcagctcttcgttgtgcttcaagcattgcgctgtttatgacttcaagcctataaactcccgagattaggctggtgtaaccaatgtgaaatggctagctagttagcggggtgcgcgctaatagcgtttcaaacggcactcgctctgagccttctagtaggtgttccccttgctctgcatgtgtaacgctgcttcgagggtggctgttgtcgatgtgttcctggttcgagcccaggtaggagcgaggagagggacggaagctatactgttacactggcaatactaacgtgcctataagaacatccaatagtcaaaggtatatgaaatacaaatggtatagagagaaatagtcctataattcctataataactacaacctaaaacttcttacctgggaatattgaagactcatgttaaaaggaaccaccagctttcatatgttctcatgttctgagcaaggaacttaaacgttagctttcttacatggcacatattgcactttctctcttctccaacactttctttttgcattatttaaaccaaattgaacatgtttcattatttatttgaggctaaattgattttattgatgtattatattaagttaaaataagtgttcattcagtattgttgtaatagtcattattacaaataaaacaaataatacaaatCGGCATCgttttttttttggtcctccaataatcggtatcggtgtcaAAAAATCATAATCTGTCGACCTCTAGTCAAGATGCTTCAGAGATCTCCAAATAAGTATTTTTCATGTCTACAAATCCCTCTAAAGCATGTTGAGCTCATGGTCCTTGCAGAGTTTGACTTTCAAACTGAAATGTAGTAACGATGGAATATAGTTTGAATTGTGACTGAAGAGGGCCTTCCTGTTTTAAAAAGTGAcactacctctgctgcagagaccCATCCAACAGAAGCCCCAATCATATGACGACAGTACTATCAGACCTTACATCATGCACAAGAGTGCATAATCTTCAGTTTCTTACTTACAATTTTGGATTTGTTCCTTCCCCCCCACTTGGaacgcagagagagaaaaagttcAAATAAGTACTAGAATGCTACCCCAAAACAGAAATGTCATCTTCCAGGGAACACATTTTATATCCTGTCTCCAGTATCAGTGTCTCATAAATAAAGGCTGAACCAGTATGCAGATATATACCAGAACAGTATTTCATTTTTTGGGGACAAACATTCTAACACAGGTTTGTAAACATAATATTTCCCTTGAGCTCAAGACCTTGTTTATTAATGATATCATGAAATAAAGATGTTGATTTTCATCCTCAATCCATGCCTTCATCTGTCTGTCAAACTAAATCGGCATGAGTTGAATTCAAAAACTAAAACAGAAATGCTATTCGCAGTTCTTCCATAGTTCTGCTGCACTGACAAAACTGGAATCAAGGAGAAAATAATACATTTGTCTTCGTAATACAGATTTGTCCTCTAGTGGATGCATTAATTTATCAAACAGAACAGCCTGTTTTCCAGTAAATAAACTGGCGAAGAAACGCTCTAGTCCTTCCAGAGATTGGCTACTCTAGAACAGCCCCCCAATTACGAACACGAACTTTAGCCAGGTTGATCCTGAGTGCTCTGGCTAGTCAAACAAAAAGAGACTACAGCAGCTTTTTCCCCAacatgttttctatccaacaacTTATTTGTCGgtcaactttccaaatgtcgacaaaacaaaacacactagacaaggtgggatctttttgtttcAATAAAATTGATGTGAGAAATGGCGTttgcctttatgcgcaaatattgatataaccatcatatcgatGTAAACTTGGGAGTCACGCAATCATATcatgtggtcctcccactacaccTCGGGAAAGCATACAGTTTatgctacagatgaaataaggtATTTACTTCACAGgctggtgaaagtgcacagtgatgaggtTGATGCtcttttccaataaatattgagggtcttattctagtaacaatgatcgatgcttggctgccgtttgacaaataaaaataataaaatcgctctcatgtaggtagcctactaGCACTGTACCtgctagctgttggctagagcgcacatgCCACTGCCAGTGTAACATTTCtctgacaaaaccatcagtagttgaaaatgcgatggaaaccaattaaaaaaaaaaaaaaaaaaaaaaaaaaaagtttaaatgtgcactacgtcatcacgcagaCTTTTATCCGCAACATGTCTGGTGGGAAAATGACGATTTCAGAATATTTGCAAGAAAATCGGTCAtgaattggatggaaacctagctattttCTCACCCCCCCCACGTGTTCCCCCCCAAATCTCTTACTCCCCCCATTTTACATAGCCGcccacccacacattcacacacaaaccTCCCTGACCTTTGTATTCCctttttgaccccccccccagacacacactTCATGCTGGTGTGTTTGAGACCTGTAGCCAGGTGGTTGTAATTCCCCCATGTAAACTAACACCTTAAGGCACCCTTTTGCACAGAGAACAGAAACACTGATGTTGCACAGGGTAGCGCCCCCCTGCTATCAGGGGACAATACTCCTaaatttacccccccccccccccccccatggcccTTATAACCCATACACACATATTGGTGTTGCGTCTCAATGGTCTAAAGTGGATTCCTCTTCATCTACTTCACCATGAAGGAATAGGGTGAAGGGAAGATAAGCAACTTCTGACAATTGGGACGATACATtggattttctttttttaaactaggcaagtccgttaacaaattcttatttacattggcggcttacaccggccaaacccggacgacgctggaccaattgtgcgccgccctatgggactctcaatcacagccAGTTGCGATACAGCCTAGATTTGAaccagtgtctgtagtgatgcctctagcactgagatgcagtgtcttagaccactgcgccactcgggatctCCTCTCGTGTGCAAAATGTCTTCAGAAAGTCAAACACATAAGGCCCATGTTTTTTGCATTGGTTTCGGAAAATATAAACTTTTTAAACAATAAATCATGtgtggaccacacacacacatctgaacaGTCCAAAATAAATACATCTCCCTTTTTAAAAAACTTAAATACAAGTATAATATTTTCTCTGCTTTCAAAAATAAGTTACATTTTTGGATAAAGTCCTTCATAAGCAAGAAGTGTTAAGTATCCCCCCTACCCCCACACGCATGTAGTTCCCTTCCTCGTAGACCAGTGTTGTAGAATTGAAGAGGAGCTTCAGGAGAAACCATTACCAGAAGGGGGGGCAGCAGAGACCGGggggtctgaataaataaaagccagttgaaacCCCCTTGCTCCGCACACCCCTTAAACCACCTCAAAACTGTGTGGTCTTGAAACTGGTGCTCTAGCTCCAGGATTGGGAACTGCGCTGGTCAAAGTCAGCGATGAGGTGCTTGATGTGGGCCAGCTTGTTATGCAGGTACTCGCAGCGCTGCTTCTCCACCTGGTAGTTTGGGCTGTGCTGCAGGGTGACACATACACAAAGAAATTAGACTCCATAATGTTACCTGATATGCAGTGTTTAGAGAGCCATTCATAACGTTTTTTTGGGGGGTTGAATTACTGTTACTTGACCGCTCAACGTTCCGACGTCGTGTTTGGTTCATAAAACACAGTGCCTTGAACTGTACAGAATGCTTGTTTTGTTTGTCTGCCTCCCTGGACAGCTGTAACCAAGCTTAGCAAAGTCAATTAATCATCTAAtgttacttacgggcccttcccaacaatgcagagagaaacaaataaaaataattacaCGAGGAAtaagttgaaaaataaataaatacaccatcaacagaacacaccagcagcataccaccctgcatcccactgctggcttgcttctgaagccaAGCAGGGTCGGTCCTGGTTGGGAGACCAgctgctgctggaagtggtgttggagggccagtagggggCAGTCTTCTCTCTGGTCTAAGGAGATCCCAATGCCCTAgggcagtgaaggggacattgccctgcATAGGGTGCAGTCTTTCAGATGGGATATTACACAGGTGTCCTGAATCTGTGGTCATAAAaaaatcccatggcacttatcaatGACCCTGGGGTCAACACTCATACGATAAGTTCCCAACCTAACCTCATTCCTAATTGGCATATCTCACTTCTCTCCACCTGAGAGCGGATGTGTGGTGAGCGTTCTGACAAAAATGGTTGCCgtgcatcacccaggtgggtgctacaTATTGGTGGTGGATGAGGGGAGTTTCTCCCTACCATGTAAAGTTACAGAAAAGCGCTATATAAATCCAATGAATGATTAAGATTTAGCCTTGGTTAGCCCATTTTTAAAGTCATTAAAGGGATAtgtcaggattttggcaatgaggccctttatctatttCCCTAGAGTCTGATAAACTTGTGTACACCATTTGTGTGTCTCAATGTCCAGTATGAAGTAAGTTCTAGGTAGTTTCACGaacatgctagtagatacccatagTCTTCCAGAAACTACCTCTAACATACTTCATACTGGACAGACACAAAAATGGTATGCATGAGTTAATCTGACTGGAGAAATAGATAAAacggcctcattgccaaaatatCCCTTTAATATTTAGCTAATGTGGCCAGCGCTAATTACTAGCAAACGAATGCATAATGAGTactttagctagccagccagcccacCCTTTggctgtatttgtatttattatggatacccattagc belongs to Salvelinus namaycush isolate Seneca chromosome 20, SaNama_1.0, whole genome shotgun sequence and includes:
- the glrx gene encoding glutaredoxin-1, with translation MAQEFVETKLRVDRVTIFLKPLCPYCVTAKEILSKYTFKAGHLEFFDITGRRDMSSLQDYFLEITGARTVPRVFIGEEYVGGCSEVAELDESGKLEGMLQSIGALQ